From the Ancylothrix sp. D3o genome, one window contains:
- a CDS encoding Mrp/NBP35 family ATP-binding protein, with product MSQVLDSSAVLEVLRPVQDPELRKSLVELNMIRNVKIAGSQVSFTLVLTTPACPLRQFIVEDCQRAVKQLPGVEEVVVDVTAETPQQKSLPDRQGIAGVKNILAISSGKGGVGKSTVAVNVAVSLAAAGAKVGMIDADIYGPNVPTMLGLDNAKITVKNGPQGEILEPAFNYGVKMVSMGFLIDKDQPVIWRGPMLNGIIRQFLYQVTWGDLDYLIVDMPPGTGDAQLTLCQAVPMAGAVIVTTPQTVALLDSRKGLKMFQQLKVPVLGIVENMSYFIPPDMPDRHYDIFGSGGGEKTAKELGVPMLGCVPIEIHLREGGDVGVPVVVGQPDSASAKALRDIAQRIAGKVSMAALA from the coding sequence ATGTCTCAGGTGCTAGATTCTAGTGCAGTATTAGAAGTGCTGCGCCCGGTGCAAGACCCCGAACTTCGCAAAAGTTTGGTGGAATTAAATATGATCCGCAATGTCAAAATTGCAGGCAGTCAGGTCAGTTTTACTCTGGTACTAACAACACCGGCTTGTCCGCTACGGCAGTTTATTGTTGAAGACTGTCAAAGGGCGGTTAAACAATTACCAGGTGTGGAAGAGGTGGTGGTAGATGTAACTGCCGAAACGCCTCAACAAAAAAGTTTACCCGACCGGCAGGGTATTGCTGGGGTAAAAAATATTCTGGCAATTTCTAGTGGTAAAGGTGGCGTTGGTAAAAGTACGGTAGCTGTTAATGTGGCGGTTTCTTTGGCTGCTGCCGGTGCAAAAGTTGGGATGATTGATGCGGATATTTACGGCCCCAATGTGCCGACTATGTTGGGTCTGGATAATGCAAAAATAACTGTCAAAAACGGCCCGCAAGGTGAAATCCTCGAACCGGCTTTTAATTATGGCGTAAAAATGGTTTCGATGGGTTTTTTAATTGATAAAGACCAGCCGGTGATTTGGCGGGGCCCGATGTTAAATGGCATTATTCGGCAATTTCTTTATCAAGTAACTTGGGGTGATTTAGATTATTTAATTGTGGATATGCCGCCGGGTACGGGAGATGCTCAATTAACTTTGTGTCAGGCGGTGCCGATGGCTGGGGCTGTGATTGTTACAACTCCGCAAACGGTGGCGCTTCTCGACTCGCGCAAAGGTTTAAAAATGTTCCAACAATTAAAGGTGCCGGTGTTGGGAATTGTGGAAAATATGAGTTATTTTATTCCCCCAGATATGCCTGACCGGCATTATGATATTTTTGGGTCGGGTGGCGGCGAAAAAACAGCTAAGGAGTTGGGTGTACCGATGCTTGGTTGTGTGCCGATAGAAATTCATTTGCGCGAAGGCGGAGATGTTGGCGTGCCGGTGGTGGTTGGTCAACCAGACTCGGCTTCGGCAAAGGCGTTACGGGATATTGCTCAGCGCATTGCGGGTAAGGTTTCGATGGCGGCTTTGGCTTAA
- a CDS encoding PEP-CTERM sorting domain-containing protein (PEP-CTERM proteins occur, often in large numbers, in the proteomes of bacteria that also encode an exosortase, a predicted intramembrane cysteine proteinase. The presence of a PEP-CTERM domain at a protein's C-terminus predicts cleavage within the sorting domain, followed by covalent anchoring to some some component of the (usually Gram-negative) cell surface. Many PEP-CTERM proteins exhibit an unusual sequence composition that includes large numbers of potential glycosylation sites. Expression of one such protein has been shown restore the ability of a bacterium to form floc, a type of biofilm.) translates to MKFLKDFALISAVSVLSFGVSPPAQASNLFANSGIRFDKDTTVNFEFLKSQGIYKSDFGVQQAGGSFISLLKETQNADIQHTNVNDWQGTCGISVLQCFASFTFQAQTDYKLVLQSYEKIQIDTTKWGYRSTPDKIVDSSSPVSTVFTPNSETSYTLAWDDGFVGDRDTNDFFVKASWQEAPSVSVPEPRTLLGLGLLAGFLTLQGSKRIGFKSQED, encoded by the coding sequence ATGAAATTCCTCAAAGATTTTGCCCTCATTAGCGCTGTAAGCGTCTTGAGCTTTGGCGTTTCTCCCCCCGCACAAGCTTCTAACCTTTTTGCTAACAGCGGCATCCGTTTTGATAAAGATACGACTGTAAATTTTGAGTTTTTGAAGTCACAGGGCATCTATAAGTCAGATTTTGGTGTCCAGCAGGCCGGTGGCAGTTTTATTTCTCTGCTCAAAGAAACTCAAAACGCGGATATTCAGCACACTAACGTCAACGATTGGCAGGGCACTTGTGGCATTTCCGTGTTACAATGCTTCGCATCGTTTACCTTCCAAGCCCAAACCGACTACAAGTTAGTTCTCCAAAGTTACGAAAAAATTCAAATCGATACTACCAAATGGGGCTATCGCAGCACCCCAGACAAGATCGTGGATTCCTCTTCTCCCGTATCGACTGTCTTTACCCCCAACTCAGAAACTTCTTACACCCTGGCTTGGGATGATGGCTTTGTCGGCGACAGAGATACCAACGACTTCTTTGTAAAAGCGTCCTGGCAAGAAGCCCCCTCTGTCTCTGTCCCCGAACCCCGTACCTTGTTAGGCTTAGGTTTACTAGCTGGTTTTTTAACCCTCCAAGGCAGCAAAAGAATAGGTTTTAAATCTCAAGAAGATTAA
- a CDS encoding polysaccharide biosynthesis tyrosine autokinase translates to MDTEYHFQSPNSKRNSPPPTSLTANSKAVTPGEGEEQALDLAWVFSAVRRRLIVMLGVAVAISAAAGSAVVWNNKQIPKEYQGSFRVLVEPVTAEGRIARLFLQAQSVNEGVGDISRIGAAVEDSSLLDYQTQIRLLKSPEILAPVIDQLKAKVKDPDSISYSSLVNRLSISRVMYERDGKQAGTKLLNFTYQDEEPQKIKLVLNTLADYVLDYSRKERLSQIQKAISFIDSQLPELRQRVDKLQAQLQKLRQESNLSLPEITSRSQADQSNVLAIRLLDVQTQLAETRAYYNNLQQQLDRGDTTWLVQVNPKAYESIIGQLNAINNQLSINSAIFYDDSAPIQSLREQQKSLNQSLQQQAQAALENIAGQIRQLEARERQLSESQDVLNQQIEQFPSVLRQYTDLQRELEVATDSLKLFLEKRETMQLGAAQQQVNWTLVAKPDLIKDEEGRLISVTISQTSRQLAIVVVLSLLLGIGVGFLVEVLNTVFHTPEEARFATKLPLLGVIPYAKTLDKVNVPPTSEPLTTAPSSTGGLNLVLGNVNTSSRTDTTKPVKEAFRYLYTNIRLLNPQNPIRSFAIGSASIGDGKSTVAVHLAQTAAAIGQRVLLVDADLRCPKIHTKLGLPNVRGLSDAIATDMGLNDVIQRAHSVWSEEIPGQDNLFVLTAGSLPPDPIKLLSSNKMLYLMEQFQAFFDLVIYDTPPLVGLADANIIGAHTDGMVLVVSMEKTDRSVLIKAMEGLKISGASVLGLVANGAKGSTPSPYAKVR, encoded by the coding sequence ATGGATACAGAATATCACTTTCAATCCCCAAACTCCAAACGCAACAGCCCCCCGCCTACATCCCTAACGGCCAACAGCAAAGCCGTCACCCCCGGCGAAGGCGAAGAACAGGCTCTTGATTTAGCTTGGGTGTTTTCCGCCGTCCGCCGCCGCCTGATCGTCATGTTGGGCGTGGCAGTCGCCATCAGCGCCGCCGCCGGCAGTGCGGTGGTTTGGAACAACAAGCAAATTCCTAAAGAATATCAAGGCAGTTTTCGTGTCTTAGTTGAGCCAGTCACAGCCGAAGGCCGGATCGCTCGACTGTTTTTACAAGCGCAAAGCGTTAATGAAGGTGTCGGCGATATCAGCAGAATTGGCGCTGCCGTTGAAGACTCTAGTTTACTCGATTATCAAACTCAAATTCGCCTGCTCAAAAGTCCCGAAATTCTTGCCCCAGTCATTGATCAATTAAAAGCAAAAGTAAAAGATCCCGATAGTATTAGCTATAGCTCGCTGGTAAATAGGCTCTCAATCAGCCGGGTTATGTATGAAAGAGATGGCAAACAAGCCGGCACAAAACTGTTAAATTTTACTTACCAAGACGAAGAGCCCCAAAAAATTAAATTGGTTCTCAACACTTTGGCAGACTACGTTCTCGATTACAGCCGCAAAGAACGCCTCAGCCAAATTCAAAAGGCAATTAGTTTTATAGACTCTCAGCTTCCCGAATTGCGCCAGCGGGTAGACAAACTGCAAGCTCAATTGCAAAAACTGCGGCAAGAATCCAACCTCAGCCTGCCAGAAATTACCAGCAGAAGTCAAGCGGATCAATCCAACGTTTTAGCCATCCGTTTGTTGGATGTGCAAACCCAACTCGCCGAAACCCGTGCCTACTACAACAACCTCCAACAGCAACTAGATAGAGGCGATACAACCTGGCTGGTACAGGTTAACCCTAAAGCCTACGAAAGTATCATCGGACAGTTAAATGCCATAAACAATCAACTCTCTATTAACTCGGCAATTTTTTATGATGACAGCGCCCCGATCCAGTCTTTGCGTGAACAACAGAAAAGTCTCAACCAATCGCTGCAACAACAAGCACAAGCTGCCCTTGAAAATATTGCCGGTCAGATTCGCCAACTAGAAGCCCGTGAACGCCAACTGTCTGAAAGTCAAGACGTTTTAAATCAACAAATCGAGCAATTTCCCTCGGTTTTGCGTCAATATACCGACCTACAACGAGAACTAGAAGTCGCCACCGACAGCCTGAAGCTGTTTTTAGAAAAACGCGAAACCATGCAACTCGGTGCTGCTCAACAACAGGTCAACTGGACGCTTGTTGCTAAACCCGATTTGATTAAGGATGAAGAAGGCCGCCTCATCTCCGTTACGATTTCACAAACCAGCCGTCAGTTAGCCATTGTGGTTGTGTTGAGCTTGTTGTTGGGGATCGGCGTCGGCTTTCTGGTGGAAGTCCTTAACACTGTTTTCCACACGCCCGAAGAAGCGCGATTTGCTACCAAATTGCCTCTGTTGGGAGTCATTCCCTATGCCAAAACTCTCGACAAAGTTAATGTTCCACCGACCTCTGAACCCCTGACAACCGCGCCGTCGTCCACCGGCGGCTTAAATCTGGTTTTGGGCAATGTCAACACCTCTTCTCGCACCGACACCACCAAACCGGTCAAAGAAGCCTTCCGCTATCTCTACACCAACATCCGCTTACTCAACCCCCAAAACCCGATCCGCTCTTTTGCTATTGGTTCAGCCTCCATCGGTGACGGCAAAAGCACAGTCGCTGTCCACCTCGCCCAAACCGCCGCCGCCATCGGTCAGCGCGTTTTACTCGTCGATGCTGATCTGCGCTGTCCTAAAATTCATACTAAACTTGGCCTCCCCAATGTACGCGGTCTCAGTGATGCCATTGCCACCGATATGGGTCTCAATGATGTCATTCAACGCGCTCACAGTGTTTGGTCAGAAGAAATCCCTGGTCAGGATAATTTATTTGTTCTGACTGCCGGCTCACTTCCACCAGACCCAATCAAATTACTGTCTTCCAACAAAATGCTTTATTTGATGGAGCAATTTCAGGCATTTTTTGATTTGGTAATTTATGATACCCCGCCTTTGGTCGGTCTGGCCGATGCCAACATCATTGGCGCCCATACCGATGGCATGGTTTTAGTCGTCAGCATGGAAAAAACCGACCGCTCCGTCTTAATTAAAGCAATGGAAGGCTTAAAAATTTCTGGCGCTTCGGTGCTGGGTTTGGTCGCCAATGGTGCCAAAGGCTCTACCCCTTCCCCCTACGCAAAAGTCCGCTAA
- a CDS encoding glycosyltransferase family 39 protein yields MTNKFRYSILCLIAIGASFLFFNIDKKYYWYDETFTSLRISGYRESEIVKQVATGQILTPQDLQRFQQPTPEKTLFDTVQGLAAEEPQLTPLYFILARFWGQTFGYSIASIRSLSAIFSLLIFPSIYWLCLELFSSSVTGWLAAGLIAVSPFHVLYAQEARPYSLWTVTILVSTAAFLRSIKLQKKRWWGVYILSLIIGLYSHLLTALVAITHAIYMLVIEKCRWTKNLKMFGLSLVIAGISFLPWIISILISRKTVVQRLQWIDRPITVQSLGINWVKNIAAGYFDINTNSSSPKIYLIPSALIILAILALVGYAFYFLIRHTPIRVWLLVVALVGVTGMAIILPDLTFGGIRSTKARYLIPCYLGIRLAVSYFLAYKIFDRSSAASQIQGKLITLTLIFLGLISCGVSAGADTWWIKEWGQSNPEIARKINQSQRPLVVSNLSNSSYGNLVSLSYLVDPKVRFQLVINPNIPQIPPEFSDIFIYTATVRPESEVERTMNFPVQPLYIDRNQEVWLWKPKK; encoded by the coding sequence ATGACAAATAAATTCAGGTACTCTATCCTCTGCTTAATAGCAATCGGTGCATCTTTTCTTTTTTTTAATATCGATAAAAAATATTACTGGTACGACGAAACTTTTACTTCTTTACGCATTTCTGGCTACAGGGAATCAGAAATTGTCAAACAAGTGGCCACCGGCCAAATTCTTACCCCTCAAGATTTACAACGCTTCCAACAGCCTACTCCCGAAAAAACCTTGTTCGATACAGTTCAGGGTTTAGCCGCCGAAGAACCTCAGCTAACGCCTCTGTATTTTATCTTAGCTCGCTTTTGGGGCCAGACTTTTGGCTATTCCATTGCCAGCATTCGCAGTCTGTCAGCCATTTTTAGTTTACTTATTTTTCCCAGTATTTACTGGCTGTGCCTAGAGTTATTTAGCTCTTCAGTCACCGGCTGGCTTGCTGCTGGATTAATAGCCGTTTCTCCCTTTCATGTTCTTTACGCTCAAGAAGCCCGTCCTTACAGTTTGTGGACAGTCACAATTTTAGTTTCAACAGCCGCTTTTTTACGCAGCATAAAGCTTCAAAAAAAGAGGTGGTGGGGCGTTTATATCCTCAGTCTTATTATAGGTTTATACAGCCATCTCTTAACGGCGCTCGTGGCAATCACCCACGCAATTTATATGCTGGTCATTGAAAAATGCCGGTGGACTAAAAACCTTAAAATGTTTGGTTTGAGTTTGGTGATTGCCGGCATAAGTTTTTTACCTTGGATAATAAGTATATTAATTAGTAGAAAAACCGTAGTTCAAAGACTTCAGTGGATAGATAGACCAATTACAGTGCAATCTTTAGGGATTAACTGGGTTAAAAACATCGCGGCTGGTTATTTTGATATCAATACAAATTCCTCTTCTCCCAAAATTTATTTAATTCCAAGCGCCCTGATAATTTTAGCTATTTTGGCTTTAGTGGGTTATGCCTTTTATTTTTTAATAAGACACACCCCTATCCGAGTCTGGTTATTGGTTGTGGCATTAGTTGGGGTAACAGGAATGGCTATAATTCTGCCCGATTTAACTTTCGGTGGAATTCGCTCCACAAAAGCCAGGTATCTCATCCCCTGCTATTTAGGTATCCGCTTGGCGGTTTCTTATTTCCTTGCCTATAAAATATTTGATAGAAGTTCCGCAGCTTCTCAAATCCAAGGTAAACTCATTACGCTAACCCTTATATTTTTAGGGCTGATTTCCTGTGGAGTTAGTGCCGGTGCTGATACATGGTGGATTAAAGAATGGGGCCAAAGTAACCCAGAAATTGCCAGGAAAATTAATCAAAGTCAACGTCCGCTGGTTGTTAGTAACCTGTCAAACTCTAGCTATGGAAATTTAGTTTCTTTAAGCTATTTAGTTGATCCCAAAGTGCGATTTCAATTAGTTATTAATCCCAATATTCCTCAAATACCACCAGAATTTAGCGACATCTTTATCTATACAGCCACTGTTAGACCTGAGTCGGAAGTCGAAAGAACAATGAATTTTCCCGTCCAGCCGCTGTACATAGATCGCAACCAAGAAGTATGGCTGTGGAAACCCAAAAAATAA
- a CDS encoding HAS-barrel domain-containing protein: protein MRLPLPQFNAENRHPDHFAEVIETSTMEFLAQCLEPEDLNFPPMPAFGSWVKATDEESGNLIYAVVYHATTAPIDSVHRARALGLSLQGLREEQPQIFAMLKTEFRGAIVGFSPPVIGRNGSKKPSLVYQYIPPRPPQIHASVYRCEPAEVVHFSEGLDFLRTLLEVKGAPVEALTAAAIRDIYQFRKSDREWLIKVGRMLSVLLKDDYDRLRVILGQVHP from the coding sequence ATGCGGCTTCCTCTCCCACAGTTTAATGCTGAGAATCGTCACCCGGATCATTTTGCGGAGGTGATTGAGACTTCGACGATGGAATTTTTGGCGCAATGTTTGGAACCGGAGGATTTGAATTTTCCGCCGATGCCGGCTTTTGGCAGTTGGGTGAAGGCGACGGATGAGGAGTCAGGAAATTTAATTTATGCGGTGGTTTATCATGCGACAACGGCGCCTATTGATTCGGTGCATCGGGCGAGGGCTTTGGGTTTGTCGTTGCAGGGTTTGAGGGAAGAACAACCACAGATTTTTGCGATGTTAAAAACAGAGTTTCGAGGGGCTATTGTGGGGTTTTCGCCGCCGGTGATCGGCAGAAATGGCAGCAAAAAACCGAGTCTGGTTTACCAGTATATTCCGCCACGTCCGCCACAAATTCACGCTAGTGTTTATCGCTGTGAACCGGCAGAAGTTGTGCATTTTAGTGAGGGGTTGGATTTTTTGCGGACGTTGTTGGAAGTGAAGGGGGCGCCGGTGGAAGCGCTGACGGCGGCGGCTATTCGTGATATTTATCAGTTCCGAAAAAGTGATCGAGAATGGTTGATTAAGGTGGGCCGGATGTTGAGTGTTTTGCTAAAGGATGATTATGATCGCTTACGGGTGATTTTAGGCCAAGTGCATCCTTGA
- a CDS encoding cation:proton antiporter has product MEHYSEVIKEPILPFAILLVVILTVPIVFRKLRIPELVGLLAAGIILGPFGLNVLTNKMPTMELLSDIGLLYLMFVAGLEVDIQQFKRKKNRSLVFGSLTFIIPLIAGILVGRLFGFDWNASILIGSLLASHTLLAYPIISRLGVVGDESVVVTIGATIFTDIGALLVLAVCVAVEAGNFTIVQLMTLLLSLVVYTALVLFGFDWAGREFFKRTGDEEGNQFLFVLLVVFLSSLGAQLIGVEKIIGAFLAGLAVNDVVGKGPVEEKVVFVGSVLFIPIFFVDLGLLIDVPAFLKSVASIWMPLTIVSALIGSKFLAAWFSALMFRYNRPQMLTMWSLSLPQVGATLAATLVGYRAGLLTEGVLNSVIVLMLVTATLGPVITSLVAPALTHESHGEFEGETAPATGEIFKKNFRVVVPVYNPQTQEFLIKMAALLARHEGGKIVPLAIATAQAHMDTPQMESALGRGELLLETAQQQGLQLGVEVEPVLRIDYDIDRGITHASREKDANLIVMGWGKRTGLRARLFGNVIDSVLWAAHCPVAVTRLLKSPLEFQHILVPVDNLSYEAVRPLKFAQILALENGAKVTVLNVCERRTTATRIAWIESQLSVLVSKWIDSNKVQVEIKCIAEGDVSKVILKAAESADLVVLRSLPRRSAAGLVISDVTTELLEKLRCSVVMLGEPNRPLLPTLKDSSSSKTV; this is encoded by the coding sequence ATGGAACACTATTCAGAAGTAATTAAGGAACCGATTCTGCCTTTTGCGATTTTGTTGGTGGTGATTTTAACGGTTCCAATTGTTTTTAGAAAGTTGCGGATTCCTGAGTTGGTGGGTTTGCTGGCGGCGGGGATTATTTTAGGCCCTTTTGGGCTAAATGTGTTGACAAATAAAATGCCCACAATGGAGTTGCTATCAGATATTGGGTTGCTTTACTTGATGTTTGTGGCAGGGTTAGAAGTAGATATTCAGCAGTTTAAGAGAAAGAAAAATCGATCCCTAGTGTTTGGGAGTTTGACTTTTATTATTCCGTTGATAGCGGGAATTTTGGTAGGTAGGCTGTTTGGTTTTGACTGGAATGCTTCGATTTTAATTGGTTCACTTTTGGCTTCCCATACGCTGCTGGCTTATCCAATTATTAGTCGATTGGGAGTGGTGGGAGATGAGTCAGTGGTGGTTACTATTGGGGCAACAATTTTTACAGATATTGGTGCTTTGTTAGTGTTGGCGGTTTGTGTGGCAGTGGAGGCGGGGAATTTTACTATAGTTCAGTTAATGACGCTTTTGTTGTCGCTGGTGGTTTATACGGCTTTGGTTTTGTTTGGTTTTGATTGGGCGGGACGGGAGTTTTTTAAACGAACGGGGGATGAGGAAGGAAATCAGTTTTTATTTGTTTTGTTGGTGGTGTTTTTGTCGTCTTTAGGTGCTCAGTTAATTGGGGTAGAAAAGATTATTGGGGCGTTTTTGGCCGGTTTGGCGGTGAATGATGTGGTGGGAAAGGGGCCGGTTGAGGAAAAGGTTGTTTTTGTTGGCAGTGTGCTGTTTATTCCGATTTTCTTTGTCGATTTGGGTTTGCTGATTGATGTGCCGGCTTTTTTAAAAAGTGTCGCTTCAATTTGGATGCCTTTGACGATTGTTTCGGCCTTAATTGGTAGTAAGTTTTTGGCGGCTTGGTTTTCGGCTTTGATGTTTCGTTATAATCGCCCGCAAATGCTAACAATGTGGTCGCTTTCTTTGCCGCAGGTGGGGGCAACTTTGGCGGCAACTTTGGTGGGATATCGGGCCGGTTTGCTGACGGAAGGTGTGTTAAATAGTGTAATTGTTTTAATGTTGGTTACGGCAACTTTAGGGCCGGTGATTACGAGTTTGGTTGCACCGGCTTTAACGCATGAAAGTCATGGGGAATTTGAAGGGGAAACCGCCCCGGCAACTGGAGAAATTTTCAAGAAAAATTTCCGGGTTGTGGTGCCGGTTTATAATCCCCAAACCCAAGAATTTTTAATTAAAATGGCGGCTTTGTTGGCGCGCCATGAAGGGGGAAAAATTGTGCCTTTGGCAATTGCAACGGCTCAGGCTCACATGGATACACCGCAAATGGAATCCGCTTTAGGCAGGGGTGAGTTGTTGTTAGAAACGGCGCAGCAACAAGGCTTGCAATTGGGGGTGGAGGTGGAGCCGGTTTTGCGAATTGATTATGATATTGACCGAGGAATTACGCACGCAAGCCGTGAGAAAGATGCAAATTTAATTGTCATGGGATGGGGGAAACGCACTGGTTTACGGGCTCGTTTGTTTGGAAATGTCATTGATAGCGTTTTGTGGGCGGCTCATTGTCCGGTTGCGGTGACGCGGCTGTTGAAATCGCCTCTGGAATTTCAACATATTTTGGTGCCGGTGGATAATTTGAGCTATGAAGCAGTTAGACCTTTAAAATTTGCTCAAATTTTGGCTCTTGAAAATGGCGCAAAGGTGACGGTTTTAAATGTGTGTGAGCGACGGACAACTGCGACGCGGATTGCTTGGATTGAGTCGCAACTTTCGGTTTTAGTTTCTAAGTGGATTGATTCTAATAAGGTGCAAGTTGAAATTAAATGTATTGCTGAGGGTGATGTCTCTAAGGTGATTTTGAAGGCGGCGGAGTCGGCAGATTTAGTGGTTTTGCGTTCTCTGCCTCGGCGCAGTGCAGCAGGGTTGGTTATCAGTGATGTTACAACTGAGTTGCTGGAAAAATTACGGTGTTCGGTGGTAATGTTGGGTGAGCCTAATCGACCTCTCTTACCGACTTTAAAGGATTCATCAAGCAGTAAAACTGTTTGA
- a CDS encoding NAD(P)H dehydrogenase subunit NdhS, translating to MILPGSAVRVKNPDDIYYNFQGQVQRVTDGKAAVLFEGGNWDKLITFRLSEIEVVDATAGRGKGK from the coding sequence ATGATTCTCCCAGGTTCAGCAGTTCGGGTAAAAAATCCTGATGATATTTATTACAATTTTCAAGGACAAGTGCAACGAGTGACTGATGGTAAGGCAGCAGTTTTGTTTGAAGGAGGTAATTGGGATAAGTTAATTACTTTCCGCCTTTCAGAAATAGAAGTGGTGGATGCTACCGCCGGTCGAGGTAAAGGAAAATAA
- a CDS encoding SLBB domain-containing protein — translation MPRAVSKPIAQILTSLSLLAVSALAVASPSLAQLPNIPPPTTAPPPPPAPTNTPSPFPTPPQAPANTPSPFLTPPQAPANTPSPFLTPPQAPANAAPPTQGVYTLGGGDNIRIDIYDLPQLSGQYQIPAGGTIQMPLIGGISVQGLTLQEAADNISAAYSRILRRPIITVSLSAARPMNIWISGEVNRPGSYAIPLTSGSGNVPSVQFPTLVQALERAQGVTQSADIRRIQLRRRPGNAPEQLLTFNLWEYLQTGFLTSDITLRDGDAIFVPPSTNINLTEAIQLSAASFGTPAEQPRNITIIGEINRPGSYVLLGGNTTIDNNVGLPTVTRAIQLAGGIRPQADLRQVQIRRLTKTAGQQIFNINLWQLLQTGDATQDTIVQNGDTIIVPTATDLSPAEASLIGKTTLAPAAIQVTVVGEVNRPGPVQVPANTGLNQAILAAGGIIQSRAKTDQIDLIRLNLDGTVTRRTLSLDLGQSLNELTNPILSNNDVIFVKSSRTASLVDALNLGLSPAAGTLGAVSIPARIIELLRLLGF, via the coding sequence ATGCCCCGTGCGGTATCAAAACCTATCGCTCAAATCCTAACAAGCCTTAGCCTATTGGCAGTAAGCGCCCTAGCTGTCGCCTCTCCTAGCTTGGCACAATTGCCAAACATACCACCCCCAACAACCGCCCCCCCCCCACCACCAGCACCGACCAACACCCCGTCGCCATTTCCGACACCACCACAAGCACCGGCCAATACCCCGTCGCCATTTCTGACACCACCACAAGCACCGGCCAACACCCCATCGCCATTTCTGACACCACCACAAGCACCGGCCAACGCAGCACCCCCTACTCAAGGCGTCTACACCTTGGGAGGCGGAGACAATATCCGCATCGACATCTACGACCTACCCCAACTTAGCGGACAATACCAAATCCCGGCCGGCGGCACCATTCAAATGCCCCTCATCGGCGGCATATCCGTCCAAGGCTTAACCCTCCAAGAAGCAGCGGACAACATCTCAGCAGCCTACTCCCGCATCCTCAGACGGCCCATAATTACCGTCAGCTTATCCGCCGCCCGTCCAATGAACATCTGGATCTCCGGCGAAGTCAACCGGCCCGGCTCCTACGCTATACCCCTGACCTCCGGTTCAGGAAACGTCCCCTCAGTTCAATTTCCTACCCTAGTCCAAGCCCTCGAACGAGCCCAAGGAGTCACCCAAAGCGCCGATATTCGCCGCATCCAACTGCGACGCCGGCCCGGAAACGCACCCGAACAACTGCTCACCTTCAACCTTTGGGAATACCTGCAAACCGGCTTCCTCACCAGCGACATCACCCTGCGAGATGGAGATGCCATCTTTGTCCCCCCCTCCACAAACATCAACCTCACCGAAGCTATCCAACTCTCAGCCGCCAGTTTTGGTACCCCCGCTGAGCAACCACGCAACATCACCATCATCGGCGAAATCAACCGCCCCGGCAGTTACGTTTTGCTCGGAGGAAACACCACCATTGATAACAATGTCGGACTACCCACCGTCACCAGAGCTATCCAACTCGCCGGCGGTATTCGCCCACAAGCAGACCTGCGCCAAGTTCAAATCCGTAGGCTGACCAAAACAGCCGGCCAACAAATATTTAATATAAATCTCTGGCAATTACTGCAAACCGGGGATGCCACTCAAGACACCATCGTTCAAAATGGAGATACGATTATCGTTCCCACTGCAACCGATTTAAGCCCCGCAGAAGCCAGCTTAATTGGCAAAACAACCCTAGCTCCGGCTGCCATACAAGTTACAGTTGTTGGAGAAGTCAACCGGCCCGGCCCCGTACAAGTTCCCGCCAACACCGGCCTAAATCAAGCTATCCTAGCAGCAGGGGGCATCATCCAAAGCCGCGCCAAAACCGATCAAATTGATCTAATTCGTCTCAACCTTGACGGCACCGTCACTAGGCGCACTCTTAGCCTAGACTTAGGCCAATCCCTCAATGAACTAACCAATCCCATCCTTTCCAACAACGATGTCATCTTTGTTAAAAGCTCCCGCACTGCCAGCTTAGTAGACGCTTTAAATTTGGGTTTAAGCCCTGCTGCCGGCACCCTGGGAGCGGTGTCAATTCCGGCTCGGATTATCGAATTATTAAGATTACTAGGATTTTAA